In Panacibacter ginsenosidivorans, the following proteins share a genomic window:
- a CDS encoding acyl carrier protein phosphodiesterase, translating to MNYLAHAYLSFDSSEILVGNMISDFVKGKKKFDYPLPIQHGIMLHRMIDTFTDAHPATKTAITFFKPVVGAYAGAFVDVVYDHFLANDENEFHSNGLADFADRTYSRLNSFNNVLPERFQKMLPYMMDQNWLLNYRTTKGIENSFGGLFRRAKYIEYTEAAFNCFKENYISLNNCYNKFFPDVKAMVQSQRNIITAL from the coding sequence ATGAATTACCTGGCACATGCATATCTTTCTTTTGACAGCAGCGAAATACTGGTGGGCAATATGATCAGTGATTTTGTAAAAGGGAAAAAGAAGTTTGATTATCCGTTACCCATACAGCATGGAATTATGCTGCACAGAATGATCGATACTTTTACAGATGCTCATCCGGCTACCAAAACTGCCATTACTTTTTTTAAACCCGTGGTTGGTGCTTATGCAGGCGCTTTTGTTGATGTGGTGTATGACCATTTTCTTGCCAATGATGAAAATGAATTTCACAGCAATGGCCTGGCTGATTTTGCAGATCGCACATACAGCAGGCTAAATAGCTTTAATAATGTATTACCCGAAAGATTTCAAAAGATGTTGCCGTATATGATGGATCAAAACTGGTTGCTTAATTACCGCACAACAAAAGGTATAGAAAACAGCTTTGGCGGATTATTCAGAAGGGCAAAATATATTGAATATACTGAAGCGGCATTTAACTGCTTTAAAGAAAATTATATTTCTCTTAATAACTGTTATAACAAGTTTTTTCCTGATGTTAAGGCAATGGTACAGTCTCAACGCAATATTATTACGGCCTTATAA
- a CDS encoding ABC transporter ATP-binding protein yields the protein MQEIIKVTSLTKQFRNLTAVDDLSFTVQEGDVYGFLGQNGAGKSTTIRMLLTLIAPTKGSMELFGYNLQQHRIEILRQVGAVIEKPDMYGYLSAYENLKLFAKLSGIKYSQQTLMQQLEMVGLAERAHDKVKTFSQGMKQRLGIAVALVHDPKLIILDEPTNGLDPQGIADIRNLILHLSRELKKTVLVSSHLLSEIEQVATRLLIIDKGKKLVEGTSAELFDPSQTIVELDTLNNTACLQLLQQSEWNKALQQQRNHSILLKTSRDQLPHLHKWLVQQNIDVISLQPRHTLEDFFLQVTSGKQYVEAFTD from the coding sequence ATGCAGGAAATAATAAAAGTTACTTCTCTCACCAAACAGTTCAGGAATTTAACCGCCGTAGATGATCTTTCTTTTACTGTACAGGAAGGTGATGTATATGGCTTCCTGGGTCAAAATGGTGCAGGTAAATCTACTACGATCCGCATGTTGCTTACATTGATAGCGCCAACAAAAGGGAGTATGGAGTTGTTTGGCTACAACCTGCAGCAGCACCGTATAGAAATTCTAAGACAGGTTGGTGCAGTTATAGAAAAGCCGGACATGTACGGTTATCTTTCTGCATATGAAAACCTGAAATTATTTGCAAAGCTTAGTGGTATAAAATATTCGCAGCAGACGTTGATGCAGCAACTTGAGATGGTTGGCCTTGCGGAAAGGGCACATGATAAAGTAAAAACTTTTTCCCAGGGCATGAAGCAGAGATTAGGTATTGCCGTTGCGCTGGTGCATGATCCTAAACTGATTATTCTTGATGAACCCACCAATGGGCTGGATCCTCAGGGCATTGCAGACATTCGCAATCTTATATTACACCTGAGCCGCGAACTAAAAAAAACTGTGCTGGTATCATCTCATTTATTAAGTGAGATTGAACAGGTGGCTACGAGGTTGCTGATCATTGATAAGGGGAAAAAACTGGTGGAAGGCACTTCAGCCGAACTGTTTGATCCTTCGCAAACAATTGTAGAACTTGATACGCTCAACAATACGGCATGTTTACAGTTATTACAGCAAAGTGAATGGAATAAAGCATTACAACAGCAGCGTAACCATAGTATTTTATTAAAAACAAGCCGTGATCAATTACCGCATTTACATAAATGGCTGGTACAACAAAATATTGATGTAATCTCTTTACAACCCAGACATACATTGGAAGATTTCTTTTTACAGGTAACCTCAGGAAAACAATATGTGGAAGCTTTTACAGATTGA
- the dnaB gene encoding replicative DNA helicase codes for MELTNFNKDRKKGRKPAIDLSTMVYGKVPPQAKDLEEAVLGAIMLDKSAFDTVIEILKPECFYVDANQRIFRAFQNLAQKSLPIDILTVVEQLKTTEELDMVGGPYYVTKLTNAVVSTANIEAHSRIVLQKFVQRELIRISGEIIGDAYEDSTDVFDLMDDAEDKIFQITNNFLKTDYKEMSSALAQTINRIDELRKRTDEISGVTSGFASLDRITYGWQPTDLIILAARPAVGKTAFALNLARNAAMHPTRPVAVGFFSLEMSAAQLVQRILSAESEILMEKIARGKLEEHEYQQLHKRGIARLEKAPIYIDDTAALNIFEFRAKARRLVNKHKVGIIIIDYLQLMSGSNDNRNGNREQEISTISRNLKALAKELNVPIIALSQLSRAVETRKESKMPQLSDLRESGAIEQDADMVMFIYRPEYYENFANENGESTRGETHIKIAKHRNGSLDIVKLRALLNIQKFEEWDDNSGPGFTPPSAGNWKPLGPSPVPGNTGGDEDAGRFFIQKGSKMNSGGFDDGVDEQPPF; via the coding sequence ATGGAACTTACAAATTTTAACAAAGACAGAAAGAAAGGAAGAAAGCCCGCTATTGATCTTAGTACAATGGTGTATGGAAAAGTGCCGCCCCAGGCCAAAGATCTGGAAGAGGCTGTACTTGGCGCCATCATGCTTGATAAAAGTGCATTTGATACGGTGATAGAAATTCTTAAACCCGAATGTTTTTATGTAGATGCCAATCAACGCATCTTCCGCGCATTTCAAAACCTGGCGCAGAAAAGTTTACCGATCGATATCCTTACTGTAGTCGAGCAACTAAAAACTACCGAAGAATTAGATATGGTTGGCGGACCATACTACGTAACCAAACTTACCAATGCAGTTGTGTCAACTGCAAACATAGAAGCGCACTCAAGAATAGTTCTGCAAAAATTTGTACAAAGAGAACTGATCCGCATAAGCGGTGAAATTATCGGCGATGCATATGAAGACAGCACCGATGTTTTCGACCTCATGGATGATGCAGAAGACAAGATCTTCCAGATCACCAACAACTTTTTAAAGACCGATTACAAGGAAATGAGCAGTGCACTTGCGCAAACGATTAATCGCATAGATGAATTGCGCAAACGTACCGATGAAATTTCCGGCGTTACCAGTGGTTTTGCTTCGCTTGACAGAATTACTTATGGCTGGCAACCGACCGATCTTATCATCCTTGCTGCAAGACCTGCGGTGGGTAAGACAGCCTTTGCATTGAACCTTGCACGCAATGCGGCCATGCATCCTACAAGACCTGTTGCTGTTGGTTTCTTCTCGCTTGAAATGAGTGCTGCGCAATTGGTGCAGCGTATTCTTTCTGCCGAGAGTGAGATACTGATGGAAAAAATTGCACGTGGTAAACTTGAAGAACACGAATACCAGCAATTGCATAAACGCGGTATTGCACGTTTGGAAAAAGCGCCGATCTATATTGATGATACTGCAGCGTTGAATATTTTTGAGTTTCGTGCAAAAGCAAGAAGGCTCGTAAACAAACACAAAGTTGGTATCATCATCATCGACTATTTGCAGCTCATGAGTGGCAGCAACGATAACCGCAATGGCAACCGTGAGCAGGAGATCAGCACCATCTCAAGAAACCTGAAAGCACTTGCAAAAGAATTGAATGTGCCAATCATTGCACTCAGCCAGTTAAGCCGTGCGGTGGAAACACGAAAGGAAAGCAAGATGCCGCAGTTGAGTGACCTTCGTGAATCCGGCGCCATTGAGCAGGATGCCGACATGGTTATGTTTATTTACCGCCCCGAATACTACGAGAACTTCGCCAACGAAAATGGTGAAAGCACCCGTGGCGAAACGCATATAAAAATTGCCAAGCACCGTAATGGTTCGTTGGATATTGTAAAACTCCGCGCCTTACTGAACATACAAAAGTTCGAAGAGTGGGATGATAACAGTGGTCCCGGTTTTACGCCTCCTTCCGCCGGCAATTGGAAACCGCTTGGCCCATCGCCTGTGCCCGGAAACACTGGCGGAGATGAAGATGCAGGCCGCTTCTTTATTCAGAAAGGAAGTAAAATGAACAGTGGTGGTTTTGATGATGGTGTAGATGAGCAGCCGCCTTTCTAA
- a CDS encoding sensor histidine kinase — MKIKVSSYWKCQLIGWNIFAFFLYFVNVLTNPGGSGFFVRALTTVFFGIVFSHSLRVTIKAFKIFQKNFAHQIVYLSLLSALWAFLGTVFFLWVLTITGIQQSTNPQNPLTDEFFGFTIYAYYQISIITTSWTAIYFLVHYIKEIRQVEQERASLKIKLIESEAQALRAQMNPHFIFNCMNSIKALVLQKEEDKAVNYLTTFSKLIRTIFQNSDKREITLFDEIETCKLYTQLESMRFGKKFSYHFNIDETIDLKSMQVPALIIQPFIENAIWHGIMPKEEGGTLTVSVTKKEDAVYCIVEDDGIGREISKQNKFKGELSTHQSKGVHLTQSRLDLNNALNQRNVALEIIDKKDVNGNPSGTKIILTFIEF, encoded by the coding sequence ATGAAAATTAAAGTATCATCATATTGGAAATGTCAACTAATTGGGTGGAATATTTTTGCATTCTTCCTATATTTCGTAAATGTTCTTACCAACCCTGGAGGGTCAGGTTTTTTTGTACGTGCACTTACAACTGTATTCTTTGGAATTGTATTTAGCCATTCGTTAAGGGTAACCATAAAAGCTTTTAAAATATTTCAAAAAAACTTTGCACATCAAATAGTTTATTTGTCTTTGCTAAGTGCCCTCTGGGCTTTTTTGGGAACTGTATTTTTTCTTTGGGTTCTTACCATTACAGGTATACAGCAAAGCACAAACCCTCAGAACCCTCTTACAGATGAATTTTTTGGTTTTACCATCTATGCTTATTATCAAATATCAATCATTACGACCAGTTGGACAGCAATCTATTTTTTAGTTCATTATATAAAAGAAATCAGGCAAGTTGAACAAGAAAGAGCTTCTCTCAAAATAAAACTAATCGAATCAGAAGCACAGGCTCTTCGTGCACAAATGAACCCACATTTTATTTTCAACTGCATGAACTCAATTAAAGCACTGGTGCTACAAAAAGAAGAAGACAAAGCGGTGAATTATTTAACTACTTTTTCAAAACTCATCCGCACCATCTTTCAAAACTCAGATAAAAGAGAGATCACTTTATTCGATGAAATCGAAACCTGCAAATTATACACGCAGTTAGAGAGCATGCGCTTTGGAAAAAAATTCAGTTATCACTTCAATATAGATGAAACGATCGATTTAAAATCTATGCAGGTACCCGCACTCATCATTCAGCCTTTTATTGAAAATGCTATCTGGCATGGCATTATGCCAAAAGAAGAAGGCGGAACGCTTACTGTCTCTGTCACCAAAAAAGAAGATGCCGTTTATTGTATAGTAGAAGATGATGGTATCGGCAGAGAAATCTCTAAACAAAACAAATTCAAAGGCGAACTATCCACGCATCAATCAAAAGGCGTGCACTTAACACAAAGCCGTCTTGATCTGAATAATGCATTGAATCAAAGAAATGTTGCTCTTGAAATTATTGATAAAAAAGACGTTAATGGTAACCCTTCAGGAACAAAAATTATTTTGACGTTTATAGAATTTTAA
- a CDS encoding LytR/AlgR family response regulator transcription factor: MINAIIIDDEQHCIDALAADISKHCGNVQIVDKCSSAKEGILAIKRNKPQLIFLDVEMPWMNGFEMLEMLDHIDFCIIFTTAYDKFAAKAFRISAVDYLLKPVDAGDLKAAVQKAEEKILSSAGNVNIQNLLHNIRQPSQQQKIALPNREGYEFTQVNSILYCTAEGAYTKVYLTEKRSLLISRTLGDIEEMLPPEIFIRIHHSTIVNLNAVTHYLRTDGGYVVMNTNEKLMVSKARKDVLLQRLGLKKD; the protein is encoded by the coding sequence ATGATCAATGCAATAATCATAGACGACGAACAGCATTGCATAGATGCGCTGGCTGCAGATATTTCAAAGCATTGCGGCAATGTGCAGATTGTTGACAAATGCAGCTCTGCCAAAGAAGGTATTCTTGCCATAAAGAGAAATAAACCACAGCTTATTTTTCTTGACGTAGAGATGCCCTGGATGAACGGTTTTGAAATGCTGGAAATGCTTGATCATATTGACTTTTGTATCATCTTTACCACAGCCTATGATAAGTTCGCGGCAAAGGCTTTCCGCATAAGTGCTGTTGACTATTTATTGAAACCCGTAGATGCCGGCGACCTGAAGGCCGCAGTGCAAAAGGCGGAAGAAAAAATTTTATCATCAGCGGGTAATGTAAATATTCAAAACCTGTTGCACAATATAAGGCAGCCATCGCAACAACAAAAAATTGCATTACCCAACAGGGAAGGCTATGAATTTACACAGGTAAATTCTATTTTGTATTGCACTGCCGAAGGTGCTTACACAAAAGTTTATCTTACAGAAAAACGTTCTTTATTGATATCGCGAACATTGGGTGATATTGAAGAAATGTTGCCGCCTGAAATATTTATCCGCATACATCACTCCACTATTGTAAACCTGAATGCAGTAACTCATTACCTTAGAACAGACGGCGGTTATGTAGTAATGAACACCAATGAAAAGCTGATGGTTTCAAAAGCAAGGAAAGATGTACTGCTGCAAAGATTGGGGCTTAAGAAAGATTGA
- a CDS encoding ABC transporter permease: protein MWKLLQIELYKIFRRPRTYISFAAITALICVIQLGLKMDGDAYVDFLMSSLKDTFEFDGKILNGYLVCYVILQLLLIHVPLLISLIAADMISGEANMGTLRLLLTKPVSKTSFMLAKFFASSIYTFILLVWIAFLALGGSIWLFGTDDLIIQKTSYVVQISQDDVFWRYAGAFCFAFLSMLTVTALAFFLSNFAENSIGPIVTTMSIIIVFTILSTMTIPIFQKIQPYLFTTHMVNWKEFFDERVNDQNIVIRGSVQDPQKIIDSALMLAGHIILLVTASIIVFKKKDVLS, encoded by the coding sequence ATGTGGAAGCTTTTACAGATTGAGCTATATAAAATATTTCGCAGGCCGAGAACCTATATTTCTTTCGCAGCTATTACTGCGCTGATATGTGTAATTCAGCTTGGTCTAAAGATGGATGGTGATGCGTATGTAGATTTTTTGATGAGCAGCCTGAAAGACACGTTTGAATTTGATGGCAAGATTCTCAATGGCTATCTTGTTTGTTATGTGATACTGCAATTACTTTTAATCCATGTGCCTTTACTGATCTCACTGATAGCTGCAGATATGATATCCGGCGAAGCCAACATGGGTACACTTCGCCTGCTGCTTACAAAACCGGTAAGCAAAACATCATTCATGCTGGCAAAGTTTTTTGCTTCTTCTATTTACACATTCATATTGCTGGTGTGGATAGCATTCCTTGCACTTGGCGGCAGTATCTGGTTGTTTGGCACAGATGATCTCATTATTCAGAAAACTTCTTATGTAGTGCAGATCTCGCAGGACGATGTATTCTGGCGCTATGCCGGTGCATTTTGTTTTGCTTTTTTATCCATGCTTACTGTTACTGCGCTGGCATTTTTTTTATCAAACTTTGCAGAGAACTCTATTGGACCAATTGTCACAACCATGAGTATCATTATTGTGTTTACAATACTTAGCACCATGACCATTCCGATATTCCAGAAAATACAACCTTATCTTTTTACTACGCATATGGTGAACTGGAAAGAGTTTTTTGATGAACGGGTAAATGATCAGAATATAGTAATACGAGGCAGCGTTCAGGACCCGCAGAAAATAATTGATTCAGCTTTGATGCTGGCGGGTCATATTATCTTGCTGGTGACTGCCTCTATTATTGTATTTAAAAAGAAGGACGTTTTGAGCTAA
- a CDS encoding fatty acid desaturase family protein: MQKIKFHVGSTSPFFSALNKEVEDLIETNDYLNKARRLLWVKMMFYFSLHLSAYVMLYAFPHVSLLSFISNYIFIGLSGMLLAYNVSHDACHETFSKNRSINYWLYHLSFNAQGTNAYLWKVRHTASHHLFPNVDGCDADIDNNPMIRLSPQHPVRWHQQFQHIYSFFIYAIYTLHWFLFKDFLYLTKKRLANLENKKHPAHEWILFFVWKLLYVFLLLALPVLVGYPFEKILIAFLIMHVTDSLFFIHSLIATHLCMETQFPKPDKHGYLPHDYHAHQLATSLDFYPTNKFFNFIFGGFNSHAAHHLYPKLPHTIYPYITPVIEQKAIEFNVQYNKLTLINAIKSHYRYLKVMGRKRSETSDSVSKTAIDKELVF; the protein is encoded by the coding sequence ATGCAAAAAATTAAATTTCATGTTGGTTCTACCTCTCCTTTTTTTAGTGCACTTAATAAGGAAGTGGAAGATTTGATAGAAACCAATGATTATTTAAATAAAGCCAGGCGGTTACTTTGGGTTAAAATGATGTTTTATTTTTCGCTGCACCTAAGCGCATATGTAATGCTGTATGCATTTCCACATGTAAGCCTGCTAAGCTTTATTTCGAATTATATTTTTATCGGTCTTTCGGGAATGCTGCTGGCATACAATGTTTCTCATGATGCCTGCCATGAAACATTTTCAAAGAACAGGAGCATCAATTATTGGCTTTATCATCTTTCATTCAACGCACAAGGTACCAATGCCTATTTGTGGAAGGTTCGTCACACTGCATCTCATCACCTTTTTCCAAATGTTGATGGTTGCGATGCAGACATAGACAATAACCCGATGATACGCCTTTCTCCGCAACACCCGGTGAGATGGCACCAACAGTTTCAGCACATTTACTCCTTTTTTATTTATGCCATTTATACATTGCACTGGTTTCTGTTTAAAGACTTTTTATACCTTACAAAAAAGAGACTGGCAAATCTTGAAAATAAAAAACATCCTGCCCATGAATGGATCCTGTTCTTTGTTTGGAAACTATTGTATGTATTCCTGTTGCTGGCGCTGCCTGTTTTAGTTGGTTACCCTTTTGAAAAAATTCTGATCGCTTTTTTGATTATGCATGTGACTGACTCCTTATTCTTCATTCATTCTCTGATAGCAACGCATTTATGTATGGAAACACAATTTCCCAAGCCGGATAAGCATGGCTACCTGCCACATGATTATCATGCTCACCAACTGGCAACTTCACTTGATTTTTACCCTACCAATAAATTTTTCAATTTTATTTTTGGGGGTTTTAATTCGCATGCTGCACATCACTTGTATCCAAAGTTACCGCATACTATTTACCCTTATATTACTCCCGTTATCGAACAAAAGGCAATTGAATTTAATGTGCAGTATAATAAGCTTACATTGATCAATGCAATTAAGTCCCATTACAGGTATTTAAAAGTAATGGGTAGAAAGAGAAGTGAAACCAGTGATAGCGTGTCTAAAACGGCAATTGATAAAGAACTTGTGTTTTAA
- a CDS encoding ATP-dependent helicase: MIDYLKGLNEPQREAVLHTEGPLMIVAGAGSGKTKVLTTRIAHLMANGVDSFRILALTFTNKAAKEMKERIEHILGNSDARNLYIGTFHSVFARILRAEAHRLGYPNSFTIYDTDDAKSVVKTVINELNLDDKHYKPNTVYNRISAAKNALVGPVEYKNDYYIQQEDMRSNRPLIANIYDAYAKRCFKNGAMDFDDLLFLMYRLLKEFPEALIKYQSKFRYILIDEYQDTNPAQYEIIKLLAAQHENICVVGDDAQSIYSFRGATIQNILQFQKDYDDVSIIKLEQNYRSTQNILKVANDIIANNKGQIPKNLWTENATGEKIKLVRTMTDNDEGKFVADAIQEQKLRNHYNNKDFCVLYRTNAQSRAFEESLRRMGIPYIIYGGISFYQRKEIKDYIAYLRVIVNPKDEEALKRIINYPVRGIGKTTIDKAILYANENNITMWDVLERAKEFGYKAGTLEAIENFVLMIRSAQSMMVKHNAYEIAFHIGKQTNFVKELFNDKSTEGVARYENIQELLNSIKEWIETPLNEEDGEVGDKGLGAYLQQITLLTDADQKDPNADVVKLMTVHAAKGLEFQCVFVAGLEETLFPSGLSINSREELEEERRLFYVAITRAKNRLWLSYANARYRFGSLVQNEGSRFLEELPEEFLDRTFAGGGARNQGSSFNNTSAFDRMHGGFGAAAQAEKTYGPPPARKKETPSYLPPKPQAPKVVEHKPAADFVASDTSNLQAGQKVEHQKFGFGMVSKMEGSAHNPIATVQFELNGEKKIMLNYAKLRIVE; encoded by the coding sequence ATGATCGATTATTTGAAAGGATTGAATGAACCGCAGCGGGAAGCCGTACTGCATACTGAGGGCCCGCTGATGATCGTGGCGGGTGCAGGCAGCGGCAAAACAAAAGTGCTTACTACACGCATTGCACACCTTATGGCAAATGGTGTTGATTCGTTTCGCATATTAGCATTGACCTTTACCAATAAGGCTGCCAAAGAAATGAAAGAGCGTATTGAACATATTCTTGGCAACAGTGATGCACGTAATTTATACATTGGTACATTTCACAGCGTGTTTGCACGCATACTACGTGCTGAAGCGCACAGGCTTGGTTACCCAAACAGTTTTACCATTTATGATACGGATGACGCAAAGAGTGTTGTGAAAACGGTGATCAATGAGTTGAACCTTGATGATAAACATTATAAACCCAACACTGTTTACAACAGGATATCTGCAGCAAAGAATGCTTTGGTTGGTCCGGTAGAATATAAAAACGATTATTATATTCAGCAGGAAGACATGCGCAGCAACAGACCATTGATAGCAAATATTTATGATGCTTATGCAAAGCGTTGTTTTAAAAATGGTGCAATGGATTTTGATGACCTGTTGTTTCTAATGTATCGTTTGTTGAAAGAATTTCCGGAAGCTTTAATAAAATATCAAAGCAAGTTTCGGTATATATTGATTGATGAGTACCAGGATACCAATCCGGCACAATACGAGATCATAAAACTACTTGCTGCACAACATGAAAATATTTGTGTTGTTGGGGATGATGCGCAAAGTATTTATAGTTTCCGAGGCGCAACTATTCAAAATATTTTACAGTTCCAGAAAGACTATGATGATGTAAGCATTATTAAACTGGAACAGAATTACCGGAGCACACAAAACATTTTAAAAGTAGCGAATGATATTATCGCCAACAATAAAGGACAGATACCAAAAAACCTTTGGACGGAAAATGCAACCGGTGAAAAAATAAAACTGGTGCGCACAATGACAGATAATGATGAAGGAAAATTTGTTGCTGATGCCATACAGGAACAAAAGCTGCGCAATCATTATAACAACAAAGATTTTTGCGTGCTTTACAGAACCAATGCGCAAAGCCGGGCATTTGAAGAAAGCCTGCGCAGGATGGGCATTCCTTACATTATTTATGGCGGCATTAGTTTCTATCAACGCAAAGAGATCAAAGATTATATAGCTTACCTGCGTGTAATTGTAAACCCAAAAGATGAAGAAGCATTAAAGCGCATTATTAATTATCCGGTTCGTGGCATTGGCAAAACAACTATTGATAAAGCCATTTTGTATGCCAATGAAAATAACATTACGATGTGGGATGTGCTGGAACGTGCAAAAGAATTTGGTTACAAAGCAGGTACACTTGAAGCAATAGAAAATTTTGTGTTGATGATCCGCAGTGCACAAAGCATGATGGTAAAACACAATGCTTATGAAATTGCATTTCACATTGGTAAACAAACAAATTTTGTAAAAGAATTATTTAATGATAAAAGTACAGAAGGTGTTGCCCGTTATGAGAACATACAGGAGTTACTCAACTCCATAAAAGAATGGATCGAAACGCCATTGAACGAAGAAGATGGTGAAGTTGGTGATAAAGGTCTCGGTGCTTATTTACAACAAATTACTTTACTTACGGACGCAGACCAGAAAGATCCAAATGCAGATGTGGTAAAACTTATGACCGTGCATGCTGCAAAAGGTCTGGAGTTTCAATGTGTGTTTGTGGCAGGTTTGGAGGAAACGCTTTTTCCAAGTGGGCTTAGCATTAATAGTCGCGAAGAACTGGAAGAAGAAAGAAGATTGTTTTATGTAGCCATTACCAGAGCCAAGAACAGGCTTTGGTTAAGCTATGCCAATGCACGTTATCGCTTTGGCAGTCTTGTTCAGAATGAAGGCAGCCGCTTTTTGGAAGAACTCCCTGAAGAATTTTTAGACAGAACTTTTGCCGGTGGTGGAGCCCGCAACCAGGGCAGCAGCTTTAACAATACTTCCGCATTTGACAGAATGCATGGTGGGTTTGGCGCTGCTGCACAAGCAGAAAAAACCTATGGGCCACCACCTGCAAGAAAGAAAGAAACACCTTCTTATCTGCCACCTAAACCACAGGCACCAAAAGTGGTAGAGCATAAGCCTGCTGCAGATTTTGTGGCAAGCGATACTTCTAATTTACAGGCTGGTCAAAAAGTGGAGCACCAGAAATTTGGTTTTGGTATGGTAAGTAAAATGGAAGGCAGTGCACATAATCCAATCGCTACAGTGCAGTTCGAGTTGAATGGAGAAAAAAAGATCATGCTGAACTATGCAAAGCTTAGAATTGTTGAATAG
- a CDS encoding DUF2911 domain-containing protein — translation MKNIVAVVFLFISFSSFAQVQPTDLDKSPMDMNYSPQGYPILKMNGKTTVQPNCRIVYSRPQKAGRDIFGGIISYGQVWRLGANEATEIEFFKNVKIDGKTIPKGKYTMYAICNQTKWTIIFNSEKDVWGLYYNPKKDVLRTDVDVMMGTKVIEAFTMYFEDVKDGTNLVIMWDTIKVTVPIRF, via the coding sequence ATGAAAAATATTGTAGCAGTAGTTTTTTTGTTTATTTCTTTTTCTTCTTTTGCCCAGGTGCAACCTACCGATCTTGATAAAAGCCCAATGGATATGAATTATTCGCCGCAGGGTTATCCTATTTTAAAAATGAATGGTAAAACAACTGTACAGCCTAATTGCAGGATCGTTTACAGCAGGCCACAAAAAGCAGGGAGGGATATTTTTGGCGGCATCATCAGTTATGGCCAGGTGTGGAGATTGGGTGCAAATGAAGCAACAGAAATTGAATTTTTTAAAAATGTTAAAATAGACGGCAAAACTATTCCAAAGGGGAAGTATACAATGTATGCCATTTGCAACCAAACAAAATGGACCATTATTTTCAACAGCGAAAAAGATGTATGGGGCTTGTATTATAACCCTAAGAAAGACGTATTGCGCACGGATGTCGATGTTATGATGGGCACAAAAGTTATTGAAGCCTTTACCATGTATTTTGAAGATGTAAAAGACGGAACCAATCTTGTTATAATGTGGGATACCATTAAAGTAACGGTGCCCATCAGGTTTTAG